A genomic stretch from Schistosoma haematobium chromosome 4, whole genome shotgun sequence includes:
- the ANXA6_9 gene encoding Annexin A6 (EggNog:ENOG410V4Z8~COG:U) has translation MDLDFSYLSVVDSSNETQQSNTNYLGKPPIEHACLSIGSSINSNKAEYNMDGKIETTLCEFSGQSDTPLSVPSVFPNVPLLESCQFNDFFGTSRVFGYGESVPYEDIMKPTLTPKEDFCVEHDCERLMNAMDRLKIREKEIVDVMGRRSVVQRIAILQKYKFLYIDNLFAIFNSILTGCLKDCLIALCYTPAEFDAIELHRAMRGTDTDEDTIIEILCTRTNEQIRRIKNVYPKLFYGRDLEDDVNDNTEHPFKSIYIALLKCE, from the exons ATGGATTTAGATTTCTCTTATCTCTCTGTGGTGGATAGCTCAAATGAGACTCAACAATCTAATACAAATTATCTAGGTAAACCTCCAATAGAACATGCTTGTTTATCGATAGGAAGctcaataaattcaaataaagCTGAATATAATATGGATGGAAAAATTGAAACCACGTTGTGTGAATTTTCCGGACAATCAGACACACCTTTGAGTGTACCTAGTGTTTTTCCAAATGTTCCTCTGCTTGAATCATGTCAGTTTAATGACTTTTTTGGAACTTCCAGAGTATTTGGATATGGTGAATCAGTTCCTTACGAAGATATA ATGAAACCAACATTAACACCTAAAGAGGATTTCTGTGTTGAACATGACTGTGAACGTTTAATGAATGCTATGGATAGATTAAAGATTAGAGAAAAAGAAATCGTTGATGTAATGGGTCGTCGATCTGTTGTTCAACGTATAGCAATTctacaaaaatataaatttctgtATATAGACAATTTATTCGCCATATTTAATTCTATATTAACTGGATGTTTAAAAGATTGTTTGATTGCGTTGTGCTATACACCAGCAGAATTTGATGCAATAGAACTTCATAGAGCAATGAGAGGAACTGATACTGATGAAGATACAATAATTGAAATTCTTTGTACAAGAACGAATGAACAAATCAGAAGAATTAAGAATGTTTATCCAAAAT TATTCTATGGACGTGATTTAGAAGATGATGTGAACGATAATACTGAACATCCttttaaatcaatatatatagcTTTACTGAAATGCGAATAG